Proteins from one Cryptomeria japonica chromosome 4, Sugi_1.0, whole genome shotgun sequence genomic window:
- the LOC131047706 gene encoding probable L-type lectin-domain containing receptor kinase S.5 produces the protein MGFHRVSLALASIFLVQTVSGNFNYQSFSEKNDSLFMFDHSVIDLGSLQVTAETRNRKSQYSSKNRSGRVIFNQKYRLWKEPDSPASFNSTFVFNIAPDMGTGEGMAFIISSNKDIENGPVGSYGRWLGLFNSTINGLKSNKVVAVEFDTIKSEGTNDPDDNHVAIDVNSINSTKIASLDVGHINLTNEDQNITAWIQYSGTQRLLKVYIAKTPDPMPSQPILQHPLNLSKILDPFVYFGFTASTGEGTELNCVHSWSLSIQDLESSKANTGLKIGLLVSGMALAVLLATVIVIVYIKHRKYQAEEAIISDTLRKLPGQPHEFKYKTLQKATQSFSTRTQIGCGGCGAVYKAHIRKSKTAVAVKRIFKDSTQGKDEFISEIGIINQLRHRNLVPFLGWCHDKGNLLMVYEYMPSGSLEKYIAEGLLDWEQRYKIISGLASALVYLHEECEHQVIHRDLKPSNIMLDSEYNARLGDFGLARIIQPNRSSFTASRVAGTIGYIAPECFHTGKATVESDVFGFGAIVLEVVCGRPPWAVGDGLDLVGWVWKLYRENKLFEAAECRLPLPPPADTPATVNQDDITCLFMVGLACSHPNPQERPTMRQVKQILCRERPLPSVPTFRPPFVWLHSDYEDSSLTGSSFGTSRESVSNLFGRA, from the coding sequence ATGGGTTTTCATCGAGTTTCATTAGCTTTAGCCTCTATTTTTCTGGTGCAAACTGTTAGTGGGAATTTCAATTATCAGAGTTTCAGTGAAAAGAACGATAGCCTTTTCATGTTCGACCATTCCGTCATAGATTTGGGCTCCTTGCAAGTCACAGCAGAAACTAGAAATCGAAAGTCCCAGTATTCCTCCAAAAATAGATCTGGAAGAGTCATATTCAATCAAAAATACCGGCTATGGAAAGAGCCTGATAGTCCCGCATCATTCAATTCCACTTTTGTTTTCAATATTGCACCGGACATGGGAACTGGAGAGGGCATGGCGTTTATAATATCTTCTAATAAAGACATTGAAAATGGACCTGTTGGAAGCTATGGCCGCTGGCTGGGGCTCTTCAATTCTACCATCAATGGACTGAAAAGTAACAAGGTGGTAGCAGTTGAATTCGACACAATTAAGAGCGAGGGTACAAATGATCCAGACGACAACCATGTGGCCATTGATGTTAACAGCATAAATTCCACAAAAATTGCGTCTCTTGATGTGGGTCATATCAATTTAACGAACGAAGATCAAAACATCACGGCGTGGATTCAGTACAGCGGCACTCAGCGGCTACTCAAAGTCTACATTGCAAAGACACCAGATCCAATGCCCTCACAGCCTATTCTCCAGCATCCTCTCAATCTCTCTAAAATTCTCGACCCATTTGTTTATTTTGGCTTCACAGCTTCCACGGGGGAAGGCACTGAACTTAATTGCGTCCATTCATGGAGCCTCTCAATCCAGGACCTAGAAAGCTCCAAAGCCAACACGGGACTAAAAATCGGACTTTTGGTCTCTGGTATGGCGCTCGCTGTGTTGCTTGCAACAGTGATCGTTATAGTTTACATCAAGCACCGAAAGTATCAGGCAGAAGAGGCAATCATATCAGACACCCTTCGGAAACTGCCGGGCCAACCTCATGAATTCAAATACAAAACCCTCCAGAAGGCAACTCAGAGTTTCAGCACCCGGACCCAGATTGGGTGCGGCGGATGTGGAGCCGTTTACAAAGCACATATCCGCAAGAGCAAAACCGCAGTGGCCGTGAAGCGCATATTCAAAGACTCCACGCAAGGCAAAGACGAATTCATCTCAGAAATCGGAATAATCAACCAGCTCCGCCATCGAAACCTGGTGCCCTTCCTCGGGTGGTGCCACGACAAGGGGAACCTCCTGATGGTGTACGAGTACATGCCCAGCGGGAGCCTGGAAAAGTACATCGCCGAAGGGCTTCTTGATTGGGAGCAGAGGTACAAAATCATATCTGGGTTGGCTTCTGCACTGGTTTACCTTCACGAGGAGTGTGAGCACCAGGTGATCCACCGTGACCTCAAGCCCAGCAACATCATGCTCGATTCAGAATACAATGCCCGACTGGGAGACTTTGGCCTTGCTCGTATAATACAACCCAACAGAAGTTCTTTCACAGCGAGTCGTGTAGCGGGCACCATTGGGTACATTGCTCCTGAGTGTTTTCATACTGGAAAAGCCACTGTTGAATCGGATGTTTTTGGGTTCGGGGCTATTGTTCTTGAAGTTGTGTGTGGAAGGCCCCCTTGGGCTGTAGGAGATGGGCTAGATTTAGTGGGTTGGGTCTGGAAATTGTACCGAGAGAATAAGCTCTTCGAAGCAGCTGAATGTCGTTTGCCTTTGCCTCCGCCCGCCGATACTCCAGCTACTGTTAACCAGGATGACATAACCTGTTTGTTCATGGTGGGTTTGGCCTGCTCACATCCGAATCCACAGGAGCGTCCAACTATGCGACAGGTGAAACAGATTCTGTGCAGGGAAAGGCCGCTTCCGAGTGTTCCCACATTCAGGCCGCCATTCGTTTGGCTTCACTCTGACTACGAAGATAGCAGTTTAACAGGTAGTTCATTTGGTACTAGTAGAGAAAGTGTGTCAAATTTATTTGGAAGGGCATAG